One stretch of Pandoraea oxalativorans DNA includes these proteins:
- a CDS encoding ABC transporter permease, protein MVMRLLLRRVLQAIPLLLGVIVMNFCLIQSVPGTLLDVMTAEQQVTDPALIERLRVTYGMDKPLWQQLLHYIDAVAHLDLGYSYRHNLPVFDVIMAHLPATLVLMLASLLVAVIVGVSAGVVAAVNVNTWRDTLVSIAAVVCFAAPSFWLGIMLIILFSVKLGWFPVGGMTTIGMDYGTGIASAWHASLDVLHHLTLPALTLGLFYAATYARVMRASMLEVARQDHVRTAQAKGLTRRAIITRHMVRNAMLPVVTLLGLQIGTVLGGSIVVEAVFSWPGIGGVLFDSVMSRNYPVVLGLLVLSSALVIVANIAVDLVYTRLDPPIRTHAS, encoded by the coding sequence ATGGTGATGCGTCTATTGTTACGCCGGGTCCTTCAGGCCATTCCGTTGCTGCTCGGCGTGATCGTCATGAACTTCTGCCTGATCCAGTCGGTGCCCGGCACGTTGCTCGACGTGATGACGGCCGAACAGCAGGTCACCGACCCCGCGCTCATCGAGCGTCTGCGGGTGACGTACGGCATGGACAAGCCGCTGTGGCAGCAGTTGCTTCACTACATCGACGCCGTGGCGCACCTCGATCTCGGCTATTCGTATCGGCACAACCTGCCAGTGTTCGACGTCATCATGGCGCATCTTCCCGCCACGCTCGTGCTGATGCTGGCGAGCCTGCTCGTCGCCGTGATCGTGGGCGTGAGCGCTGGCGTTGTTGCAGCCGTGAACGTCAACACATGGCGCGACACGCTCGTCTCGATCGCGGCCGTCGTCTGTTTCGCGGCGCCGAGCTTCTGGCTCGGAATCATGCTCATCATCCTGTTCTCCGTGAAGCTGGGCTGGTTCCCGGTGGGCGGCATGACTACCATCGGGATGGACTACGGCACCGGGATTGCCAGCGCGTGGCACGCCTCGCTGGACGTGCTTCACCACCTCACGCTGCCGGCGCTCACGCTCGGTCTGTTCTACGCCGCGACCTATGCGCGCGTCATGCGAGCGTCGATGCTCGAGGTGGCGCGTCAGGATCACGTGCGCACCGCGCAAGCGAAAGGACTCACGCGCCGCGCGATCATTACCCGTCACATGGTGCGCAACGCGATGCTGCCGGTCGTCACGCTGCTCGGACTGCAAATCGGCACCGTCCTCGGCGGGAGCATCGTCGTGGAAGCGGTCTTCAGCTGGCCGGGTATCGGCGGGGTGCTGTTCGACAGCGTGATGAGCCGCAACTATCCGGTCGTGCTGGGACTGCTCGTGCTCAGCTCGGCGCTGGTCATCGTCGCGAATATCGCCGTCGATCTCGTCTATACGCGCCTCGATCCTCCTATCCGCACACATGCCTCGTGA
- a CDS encoding ABC transporter ATP-binding protein, which produces MTTLLDVEHLTLDLPPNADRAHALHDVSFSLARGEILCMVGESGSGKSMTASALLGLLPPGVQPSAGSIAWEGAGNLLALPDAERRRWRGSRIGMIFQEPMTALNPLRTIGDQIGEVYRTHTRLTGSAIRARTLEWLDAVQIPSPNETAKRYPHELSGGQRQRAMIAMALALEPELLIADEPTTALDVTTQAQILTLIRDLQQRKGTGVLFITHDFGVVAEIADRVAVMRHGEIVEQGEAQIILTRPAHAYTRALIAAVPSLPSAAPTAARESVTLTTSEDAASPVAPPVLRIEQVQKTYAKRSWLSKKTHAHTAALRDVSLDVGSGKTLGIVGESGSGKSTLARTILRLMTPDAGRILYRDIDLANGTLDAQSRRDAQDIQMVFQDPFSSLNPRRRVGDIVTQGPIARGEPPGQAHAHALELFKRVGLSADSLERFPHEFSGGQRQRIGLARALAMRPKVLVADEPVSALDVSVQAQVLRLLARLKAELGLSMIFITHDLRIAAQLCDTLAVMKSGSVVEYGDTTAIFRAPSHPYTRALLDAIPGRNRELRNDAQALSAA; this is translated from the coding sequence ATGACAACCCTGCTCGACGTCGAACACCTCACGCTCGATCTGCCGCCCAATGCCGATCGCGCGCACGCGCTTCATGACGTTTCGTTCTCGCTCGCACGTGGCGAGATCCTCTGTATGGTCGGGGAAAGCGGTTCGGGCAAATCGATGACCGCCAGCGCACTGCTCGGCCTGTTGCCCCCCGGCGTGCAACCGAGCGCCGGAAGCATCGCGTGGGAAGGCGCAGGCAATCTGCTCGCGCTGCCCGACGCCGAGCGCCGCCGCTGGCGCGGCTCGCGCATCGGCATGATCTTTCAGGAACCGATGACGGCGCTCAATCCCCTGCGCACCATTGGCGATCAGATCGGCGAGGTCTATCGCACGCACACGCGACTGACCGGCAGCGCCATTCGTGCACGCACACTGGAATGGCTCGACGCCGTGCAGATTCCGTCGCCGAACGAAACCGCAAAACGCTATCCTCACGAGTTGTCCGGCGGCCAGCGACAGCGGGCCATGATCGCGATGGCGCTCGCGCTGGAGCCCGAACTCCTGATCGCCGACGAACCGACAACGGCGCTCGATGTGACGACTCAGGCGCAGATCCTCACGCTGATACGCGACTTGCAGCAGCGTAAAGGAACCGGCGTACTGTTCATCACGCACGACTTCGGCGTGGTGGCGGAAATCGCGGATCGCGTGGCCGTCATGCGTCATGGGGAGATCGTTGAACAGGGTGAGGCGCAGATAATCCTGACGCGTCCGGCGCACGCATACACGCGTGCGCTCATCGCCGCGGTGCCGTCGTTGCCATCGGCAGCACCGACTGCGGCGCGCGAGAGCGTGACGTTGACGACATCGGAAGATGCAGCGTCGCCTGTCGCGCCGCCGGTGTTGCGCATCGAGCAAGTCCAGAAAACCTACGCGAAACGTAGCTGGCTCAGCAAGAAGACGCACGCCCACACGGCGGCGTTGCGCGACGTCAGCCTCGATGTCGGCAGCGGCAAGACGCTGGGAATCGTGGGAGAAAGCGGCTCAGGCAAGTCGACGCTCGCGCGCACCATTCTTCGACTGATGACACCCGATGCCGGACGCATTCTCTATCGCGACATCGACCTTGCCAATGGGACGCTCGATGCGCAGTCACGTCGCGACGCGCAGGACATTCAGATGGTATTTCAGGACCCCTTCAGCTCGCTCAATCCGCGCCGGCGCGTCGGAGACATCGTCACGCAGGGGCCTATCGCCCGCGGCGAGCCACCGGGTCAGGCGCATGCGCACGCGCTCGAACTGTTCAAACGCGTCGGTCTGAGCGCAGACTCGCTCGAGCGCTTTCCTCACGAGTTCTCCGGCGGTCAACGACAGCGTATCGGGCTGGCGCGCGCGCTCGCGATGCGTCCGAAGGTACTCGTCGCGGACGAACCCGTCTCGGCGCTCGACGTCTCCGTGCAGGCCCAGGTGCTGCGACTGCTCGCGCGACTGAAGGCCGAACTGGGTTTGTCGATGATTTTCATTACGCACGATCTGCGCATCGCCGCGCAACTGTGCGACACGCTCGCCGTCATGAAGTCGGGGAGCGTGGTCGAGTACGGCGATACGACGGCGATCTTCCGTGCGCCTTCACACCCGTACACACGTGCGCTGCTCGACGCGATTCCCGGGCGCAATCGCGAACTTCGCAATGATGCGCAAGCGCTCTCTGCCGCCTGA
- a CDS encoding SDR family oxidoreductase, which yields MSDLQDPIRLDGKVALVTGASRGIGRAIATALAARGASVAVHYNAAAADADALVSQLRASGARAFAVQADLSSQDGARVLVERFIGALASHDLPPQWDILVNNAGVGLRARIDAVTPEDFDRVLQVNLKSPFFLIQHALKHLRDGARIVNVSSIGTRAAYPEMSVYAPAKAALEALTLSLAADLGSRGITVNAVLPGATATDLNQRASDPVASQAIAQTVALGRVGQPRDIADIVAFLASDAARWVTGQAIDASGGQRL from the coding sequence CTGTCCGACCTTCAGGATCCGATTCGCCTCGACGGCAAAGTCGCCCTCGTCACCGGGGCGAGCCGCGGCATTGGCCGCGCCATTGCAACCGCCCTGGCCGCTCGCGGGGCGAGCGTTGCGGTGCACTACAACGCCGCGGCTGCCGATGCCGACGCTCTCGTCAGTCAACTGCGTGCGAGCGGCGCCCGGGCGTTTGCCGTGCAGGCCGACTTGTCGTCGCAGGACGGCGCTCGCGTCCTCGTCGAACGCTTCATCGGCGCCCTTGCGTCGCACGACCTGCCGCCACAATGGGACATTCTCGTGAATAACGCTGGCGTGGGGCTCCGGGCACGCATCGACGCCGTGACACCGGAGGACTTCGACCGGGTGCTGCAAGTGAACCTCAAGTCGCCGTTCTTCCTGATCCAGCATGCTCTGAAGCACCTGAGGGATGGTGCGCGCATCGTCAACGTCTCATCCATCGGCACACGTGCGGCCTATCCGGAGATGAGCGTCTATGCGCCCGCCAAGGCAGCACTCGAAGCACTGACGCTTTCACTGGCCGCCGATCTCGGGTCGCGAGGCATCACCGTCAACGCTGTGCTGCCCGGCGCGACGGCGACCGACCTGAACCAGCGCGCGAGCGATCCCGTCGCCAGTCAGGCCATCGCCCAGACCGTTGCGCTGGGACGCGTCGGACAACCCCGAGACATCGCGGACATCGTGGCCTTTCTTGCCAGCGACGCCGCCCGCTGGGTGACGGGACAAGCCATCGATGCCAGCGGCGGTCAGCGTCTTTGA
- a CDS encoding ABC transporter permease, with product MTSSAEPALPTPDTHDASASCAPSRPPRRRSATWQQFARHGGAVAGAVLLALIVIVAVCAGWWYPGDPLRIVATPEIWPFEQWQYPLGTDALGRDIAAMLAHGARATLAIGLVASVAATVIGVSIGAVAAWWGGWVDEVLMRFTELFQIVPNVVFVLTVVAILGPRIENTVIAVALVSWPAIARLTRAECLSFKSREFVQACRTVGLSSWRIALREVLPNALPPVLVMGTLVVAGAILYESVVSFLGLGDPNIASWGRQIGEGRTLIRSSWYLCAEPGIAIMLAVLALNLVGDGLNDALNPALRKR from the coding sequence ATGACGTCTTCCGCCGAACCTGCTCTTCCGACACCCGACACGCACGATGCAAGCGCATCGTGCGCGCCCTCGCGCCCTCCACGCCGTCGCTCGGCCACCTGGCAGCAATTCGCCCGTCATGGCGGCGCCGTCGCTGGCGCGGTGCTGCTCGCGCTGATCGTGATCGTCGCCGTGTGCGCGGGCTGGTGGTATCCCGGCGATCCGCTGCGCATCGTGGCCACACCGGAAATCTGGCCGTTCGAGCAGTGGCAATACCCGCTCGGCACCGACGCATTGGGACGTGACATCGCCGCCATGCTCGCGCACGGCGCACGGGCGACGCTGGCCATCGGCCTCGTCGCGAGTGTGGCCGCGACGGTCATCGGCGTGTCCATAGGCGCCGTCGCCGCATGGTGGGGAGGATGGGTCGACGAGGTGCTGATGCGCTTCACCGAACTGTTCCAGATCGTGCCGAACGTCGTGTTCGTGCTGACGGTCGTCGCCATCCTCGGGCCGCGCATCGAGAACACGGTGATTGCCGTGGCGCTCGTGTCGTGGCCTGCGATTGCCCGACTCACGCGTGCCGAATGCCTCTCGTTCAAGTCGCGGGAATTCGTACAGGCGTGTCGCACCGTGGGACTGTCGTCGTGGCGCATCGCCCTGCGGGAGGTACTGCCGAACGCGCTGCCACCGGTACTCGTCATGGGCACGCTGGTCGTCGCTGGCGCCATCCTCTACGAGTCGGTCGTGTCCTTCCTGGGGCTCGGCGATCCGAACATCGCCAGTTGGGGACGCCAGATCGGCGAAGGCCGCACGTTGATCCGCTCGTCCTGGTACCTGTGCGCCGAACCCGGCATCGCCATCATGCTTGCCGTGCTGGCGCTCAATCTAGTCGGCGATGGTTTGAACGACGCGCTGAATCCGGCGCTTCGCAAGCGCTAA
- a CDS encoding class I adenylate-forming enzyme family protein, whose amino-acid sequence MTHRWYNLGDLVDRSLSLDATAIVDLRDGDHPRTYTHTDIDRLANGVATALRARGLPQGAHVAIASLNRAEYLIAYFGIMRGGYVAVPINIKQSREILDYVIDDAGVSLAFVDGPRRDALCARVPVIDFDDEGPDGFAAQIRPAEFDVVRAAHDDVAQMLYTSGSTGKPKGVPLTHAGQLWALGATYVQPSHPSTERFLLAQPLFHMNGLFMAKRAFSVNGTLVILPSFDVATYVDALERYRITVLAAVPTMFARIVKDPQTLAGRDVSSLSRLMLGSAPMSTALLARIQAAFPTTHIHHGYGTTEAGPSIFGPHPDGIPLPPLALGYPLFPNTVKLVDGPDANEGVLCMRNPAVMHGYHRLPEKSAQVLNDGWYYSGDVMRRDANGFFYFVGRADDMFVCAGENIYPVEVEKVLEAHPEVRQASVVPLPDEERAAVPVAFVVRQPGSTLSVEALRQHALANGPAYQHPRRVAFVTELPWAGTNKVDRHSLLQQARALEATHGWSDQHQNSAPLTGAIAS is encoded by the coding sequence ATGACGCACCGTTGGTATAACCTCGGCGACCTCGTCGACCGATCCCTCAGTCTCGACGCGACGGCCATCGTCGACTTGCGCGACGGCGACCACCCACGCACCTACACGCACACCGACATCGATCGCCTGGCGAACGGCGTGGCGACGGCCCTGCGGGCGCGCGGCCTGCCGCAAGGCGCGCACGTCGCCATTGCGTCGCTTAACCGCGCGGAGTATCTGATCGCCTACTTCGGGATCATGCGTGGCGGCTATGTCGCGGTGCCCATCAACATCAAGCAATCGCGCGAGATCCTCGATTACGTCATCGACGATGCGGGCGTCTCGCTGGCATTCGTCGACGGTCCGCGTCGCGACGCCCTGTGCGCACGCGTGCCCGTCATCGACTTCGACGACGAGGGTCCGGACGGCTTTGCCGCGCAAATTCGGCCTGCGGAGTTCGATGTCGTCCGTGCGGCGCACGACGACGTCGCACAAATGCTCTACACCTCCGGCTCGACGGGCAAACCGAAGGGCGTGCCGCTCACGCACGCCGGGCAGCTATGGGCGCTGGGCGCGACGTACGTCCAGCCGTCACATCCGTCGACGGAGCGCTTTCTGCTCGCGCAGCCACTGTTTCATATGAACGGGCTGTTCATGGCCAAGCGTGCGTTCTCCGTGAACGGCACGCTGGTGATCCTGCCGTCTTTCGATGTGGCGACCTACGTCGACGCGCTGGAGCGCTACCGCATCACCGTGCTGGCCGCAGTGCCGACGATGTTTGCGCGCATCGTGAAAGATCCGCAGACGCTCGCCGGGCGCGACGTCTCGTCCCTCTCCCGCCTGATGCTCGGCTCCGCACCGATGAGCACCGCTCTGCTTGCCCGCATTCAGGCCGCGTTTCCCACCACGCATATTCACCACGGCTACGGTACGACGGAAGCAGGTCCGAGCATCTTTGGCCCGCACCCGGATGGCATTCCCCTGCCGCCCCTGGCGCTGGGCTATCCGCTCTTTCCCAATACGGTGAAGCTCGTCGACGGTCCCGACGCCAACGAGGGTGTGCTGTGCATGCGCAACCCGGCGGTCATGCACGGGTATCACCGTCTGCCCGAGAAATCGGCGCAAGTGCTCAATGACGGGTGGTACTACAGCGGCGACGTGATGCGACGCGATGCCAACGGCTTCTTCTACTTCGTAGGACGTGCAGACGACATGTTCGTCTGCGCAGGCGAGAACATCTATCCCGTGGAGGTGGAGAAAGTGCTCGAAGCGCATCCCGAAGTGCGTCAGGCGAGCGTGGTGCCACTGCCCGACGAGGAGCGCGCCGCCGTGCCGGTCGCCTTCGTGGTGCGCCAGCCCGGCAGCACGCTGAGCGTCGAGGCACTCAGGCAGCATGCGCTCGCGAACGGCCCCGCCTATCAGCATCCGCGTCGCGTGGCGTTCGTCACCGAGCTGCCGTGGGCGGGGACCAACAAGGTCGACCGTCATTCGCTGCTCCAACAAGCGCGCGCACTCGAAGCGACGCACGGATGGAGCGACCAACATCAGAACTCAGCCCCGCTTACCGGAGCCATCGCATCATGA